In the genome of Nomascus leucogenys isolate Asia chromosome 12, Asia_NLE_v1, whole genome shotgun sequence, the window ACGTGCTCACGATGATGGGGGGTAAAGCCACACCCCACACTGCCCTGGGTTCtgtagtcctcccacctcccctcacTTCTATCCTGTCCTGTTGGTCACCTGTCTGTCCCTCCCCTGCAGCTGGTGAGTGACACACGGAGAGTGTCTGACATCCAGTGGTTTCGGGAGGCCTATGGGGCCGTGACGCAGACGGTCCGCGTTGTAGCATTGGAGCAGAGCCGACAGCAGCGGGGCTGGGTGTTCACGCCAGGTGAGCCACTCCATGTGTAGGGCACAGGAGGACACAGGCTACCCACCCTGTGGTTTGTCTCCTGGGTAGGCCTGGGGGAAGTGAGTGAGGGATGATAAAGGAGAATCTGAGGCCTCCTGATTAGGGAGTAGCATGGTGGACGGAATCCTGGGGGTCAAGGTTCCCTTGGCTTAACCTAGGCTATCTTCTCATGGCCAGTGGGCTGCTTTGGTGGTCTGGCTGGGACCCACCCCCAGGGTTCTTCACCTTTGCTTTCCagcccagtaggggctgacagtgGTCAGGGGCAAACCTGACAAAGCTCACTTCTGTTTAAACAGTAGTGGAGTTAGAAGTTAGTAGTGGAGAGGAAATTCTGCTGGGAGCTTCAGTGGTGCAAGCCCAGGACCTGCTCTGTGGACTTCAGAAGCACAGCTCAGGCTTCCTTCCTGCCCTAGATCACTGTGACTTGGAGCAGTTTAGATCCAATGGGTATGACCACTACTAATGCTGCTCATTTCTGGGGCACTCACATGGTCCAGGCCTGTGCTGAGCATTTTATATGCACTATCTCACTTTACTATCAAAACAGATTCAGCAGGTAGATGCTGTTATTAGTTTACCCATGGTTGGATGAGGCCCTGGCCCGAAAGGTTAAGTCTCTTTCCTAGGGTCACAAAGAGTGAGAGGAGGAGCTGGCCTCCTGACCCTCTGCTTCTGACTCCAGCACATGCTGCCTCCTGAGGGGATTGAATCAGACAGATTTAGGGGATAGAAAAGGATGCAACCAGCttgacagaaaatgaaaacacagtgcCCTTTTGGGTTGGGTGTGGTTTTGGATGACCTGATTCACCCTCTGTAGGCGGTAGCAAGTGAAGAATTAAGTCAGGAGGGATCAGTTGGGGGGCCCAGGTGGCTATGGGCTGCTGAACCTGCCATCACAGTGTTTCAGGGGTAGGGAGGTGCCTTCTGGGTGGGTAGCCCTTGGCTCTGGGGTAGCAGAGGAGAGGCCAGGAGGGCCCACTCCAGTTGGGGCTAGCAGGCCTTGATGCCTGGTGTCTGTCTGGAGGGCTGGGGCCTGACTTCACCATGCTTCCTTCACAGGGGTGGACGACGCTGAGTCAGAATGTGGCCTGGACAACTTCGGGGACTTTGACTGGGTCATCGAGAACCATGGAGTTGAACAGCGCCTGGAGGAGCAGTTGGAGAACCTGATAGAATTTATCCGCTCCAGACTTTAGTCACTAGGTTCTAGGAGTGAGCTGGGGCCtgctgaggtgggggtggggctgactCTGCAAGATGGGGGGTCCCCTGATCCTGGCCGAGGTGAGGAACAGACAGAGGGGGGTCTAGATTCTGAGGGGGTTGGTGGATATTGGGCAAGGCAGGAAACCTCTGGAGACCTCATTTTCGCCATGCTCTTCAGGAGGAGACTCCAAGGGCAAAGGAGGGTGTCTTGGCTGTGCTTGAAGGAGAAACCCTGCCATATCCCCAGTGCCAGTCCCCTCAGCCTGTGGCGGCCTTACATCCTGACTGGATGTTCTCAGCCCCTTGTTCTGGGCAAGAACCCAGGGCTCCCCAGTGTCGATACTAATAAACCTCTTTGGAGCACACTCTCAGAGCTGCTTACTCATTTCCTTGATGCCAAGCTGGCTTGGGTGGGGTTTAGAAGGCCTTAGGGTGTCATGGTGGCTGGAGGGTCC includes:
- the PMVK gene encoding phosphomevalonate kinase isoform X2, which gives rise to MPPLHKTAIYTGEPQRTRLGADVCAVLRLSGPLKEQYAQEHGLNFQRLLDTSTYKEAFRKDMIRWGEEKRQADPGFFCRKIVEGISQPIWLVSDTRRVSDIQWFREAYGAVTQTVRVVALEQSRQQRGWVFTPGVDDAESECGLDNFGDFDWVIENHGVEQRLEEQLENLIEFIRSRL
- the PMVK gene encoding phosphomevalonate kinase isoform X3, whose amino-acid sequence is MIRWGEEKRQADPGFFCRKIVEGISQPIWLVSDTRRVSDIQWFREAYGAVTQTVRVVALEQSRQQRGWVFTPGVDDAESECGLDNFGDFDWVIENHGVEQRLEEQLENLIEFIRSRL